One window of Candidatus Mycobacterium wuenschmannii genomic DNA carries:
- the trpA gene encoding tryptophan synthase subunit alpha, with protein MTVEQSEKSRLDEVFSACRAENRAALIGYLPTGYPDVATSIDAMKALTESGCDLIEVGVPYSDPGMDGPVIASAAETALRGGVRVRDTLAAVEAISTAGGRAVVMTYWNPVLRYGVDAFARDLAAAGGYGLITPDLIPDEGDEWLAASEQHNLDRIFLVAPSSTPQRLADTVAASRGFVYAASTMGVTGARDAVSNAAPELVGRVKEVSDIAVGVGLGVRSREQAAEIAGYADGVIVGSALVSALGDGLPTMRSLTEELAAGVRQRTSTP; from the coding sequence ATGACCGTCGAGCAGAGCGAAAAGAGCCGTCTGGACGAGGTTTTCAGTGCCTGCCGGGCCGAGAACCGGGCCGCGCTGATCGGTTATCTACCGACCGGGTACCCCGACGTCGCCACGTCGATCGACGCCATGAAGGCGCTGACCGAATCCGGTTGCGACCTGATCGAAGTCGGCGTGCCCTACTCGGATCCTGGCATGGACGGCCCCGTCATCGCGAGCGCGGCCGAGACCGCGTTGCGCGGCGGTGTGCGGGTCCGCGACACGTTGGCGGCCGTCGAGGCGATCAGCACCGCGGGTGGTCGCGCGGTCGTCATGACCTACTGGAACCCGGTGCTGCGCTACGGAGTTGACGCCTTCGCGCGTGATCTCGCGGCGGCGGGCGGGTATGGGTTGATCACCCCGGACCTCATCCCTGACGAGGGCGACGAGTGGCTGGCAGCGTCCGAACAGCACAACCTCGACCGCATCTTCCTGGTCGCGCCGTCATCGACGCCGCAGCGCCTGGCGGACACCGTGGCGGCATCACGCGGATTCGTCTACGCCGCATCGACGATGGGCGTGACGGGCGCCCGCGACGCGGTGTCCAACGCCGCACCGGAACTGGTCGGCCGGGTCAAAGAGGTCTCCGACATCGCGGTCGGAGTCGGCCTCGGCGTGCGCTCGCGCGAGCAGGCCGCCGAAATCGCCGGCTACGCCGACGGCGTCATCGTCGGGTCGGCGCTGGTCTCGGCTCTCGGCGACGGGCTGCCCACCATGCGCTCGCTCACCGAAGAACTCGCCGCCGGTGTCCGACAAAGGACTTCGACACCATGA
- a CDS encoding TIGR02234 family membrane protein has protein sequence MPSGMADARPARRTIRAAQILLVVAAAGLWAASRLTWVQLRTFDGLGPPKVITLTGAGWSSALLPVAVLLLATALAALAVRSWALRALAVLLGLASLATGYLAISTLEMRDVAARGAELARVPVLVLVGSGRHYPGPVITLVAAVGTLIAAVLLMRAAASAGGTATKYLAPAARREEARQEHEAPSERAMWDELDEGRDPTDPDTEGR, from the coding sequence ATGCCCTCCGGGATGGCTGACGCCCGTCCCGCCCGCCGGACGATCCGGGCGGCGCAGATTCTGCTCGTGGTCGCCGCCGCCGGGCTCTGGGCCGCGTCGCGGTTGACCTGGGTGCAGTTGCGGACGTTCGACGGCCTGGGTCCGCCGAAGGTGATCACGCTGACCGGCGCCGGCTGGTCGTCGGCCCTACTCCCGGTCGCCGTGCTGCTGTTGGCCACCGCGCTCGCCGCCCTCGCGGTGCGCAGTTGGGCGCTGCGGGCCCTGGCGGTGCTGCTGGGGCTGGCCAGCCTGGCGACGGGTTATCTGGCGATCAGCACCCTGGAGATGCGTGACGTCGCAGCCAGGGGCGCCGAACTCGCGCGCGTGCCGGTGCTGGTCCTGGTCGGCAGCGGGCGGCACTATCCGGGTCCGGTGATCACGCTGGTGGCCGCCGTCGGCACGTTGATCGCGGCGGTGCTGCTGATGCGCGCGGCGGCCTCGGCCGGCGGGACCGCGACGAAATACCTCGCGCCGGCCGCACGCCGCGAGGAGGCACGCCAGGAACATGAAGCGCCGTCGGAGCGCGCGATGTGGGATGAACTCGACGAGGGTCGCGATCCGACCGACCCGGACACCGAGGGTCGGTGA
- the trpC gene encoding indole-3-glycerol phosphate synthase TrpC — MSSASVLDSIIEGVRADVAAREAVVSMPDIKAAAEAAAPPRDVLAALREPGIGVIAEVKRASPSAGELASIADPAALACAYEDGGARIISVLTEERRFHGSLADLDTVRAAVSIPVLRKDFVVGPYQIHEARAHGADMLLLIVAALDQPALESMLERTESLGMTALVEVHTEQEADRALKAGARVIGVNARDLRTLRVDRDCFARIAPGLPSDIIRIAESGVRGRADLLAYAGAGADAVLVGEGLVTSGDPRAAVADLVTAGKHPSCPKPSR; from the coding sequence ATGAGTTCGGCAAGCGTGCTCGACTCCATTATCGAAGGAGTCCGCGCCGACGTTGCCGCTCGTGAGGCGGTCGTGAGCATGCCCGATATCAAGGCCGCGGCCGAAGCCGCCGCACCGCCGCGCGACGTCCTGGCGGCCCTGCGCGAGCCCGGTATCGGTGTCATCGCCGAAGTCAAGCGGGCCAGCCCGTCCGCGGGAGAACTCGCCTCGATCGCCGATCCCGCAGCGCTTGCCTGCGCATACGAAGACGGGGGCGCTCGGATCATCAGCGTGTTGACCGAGGAGCGTCGCTTCCACGGCAGCCTGGCCGACCTCGACACCGTGCGTGCCGCTGTGTCAATCCCGGTGCTACGCAAGGATTTCGTCGTCGGTCCCTACCAGATCCACGAGGCACGTGCGCACGGCGCCGACATGCTCTTGCTGATCGTCGCGGCGCTGGATCAGCCCGCGCTGGAGTCGATGCTCGAGCGCACCGAATCCTTGGGCATGACAGCGCTTGTCGAGGTGCACACCGAGCAGGAGGCCGACCGCGCCCTGAAGGCCGGCGCCCGGGTCATCGGCGTGAACGCCCGCGACCTGCGCACCCTGCGCGTCGACCGGGACTGCTTCGCGCGCATCGCGCCCGGGCTGCCGTCCGACATCATCCGGATCGCCGAGTCCGGGGTGCGCGGCCGTGCCGACTTGCTGGCCTACGCCGGTGCCGGCGCCGATGCGGTGCTCGTCGGGGAAGGATTGGTCACCAGCGGGGATCCGCGGGCCGCCGTCGCCGACCTGGTCACCGCCGGCAAGCACCCGTCGTGCCCGAAGCCGTCCCGCTAG
- a CDS encoding anthranilate synthase component I, translating into MHANLAAATTSREDFRALAAEHRVVPVTRKVLADAETPLSAYRKLADNRPGTFLLESAENGRSWSRWSFIGAGAPSALTVRDGQAVWLGSVPQDAPTGGDPLRALHETLELLATAVLPGLPPLSGGMVGFFAYDLVRRLERLPEIAVDDLKLPDMLLLLATDLAAVDHHEGTITLIANAVNWNGTDDRVDEAYDDAIARLDVMTAALEQPLPSTIATFTRPEPQHRSQRTVQEYGAIVERLVGEIERGEAFQVVPSQRFEMDTDVAAIDVYRMLRVSNPSPYMYLLHVPNGEGGTAFSIAGSSPEALVTVQDGWAKTHPIAGTRWRGETEDEDQLLEKELLADEKERAEHLMLVDLGRNDLGRVCVPGSVRVEDYSHIERYSHVMHLVSTVTGSLADGRTALDAVTACFPAGTLSGAPKVRAMELIEEVEKTRRGLYGGVIGYLDFAGNADFAIAIRTALLRDGTAFVQAGGGVVADSNGPYEYTEAANKARAVLNAIAAAETLRGPDALRDG; encoded by the coding sequence GTGCACGCCAACCTCGCCGCCGCCACCACCTCGCGGGAAGACTTCCGCGCGCTGGCGGCCGAGCATCGCGTCGTTCCGGTGACCCGCAAGGTGCTGGCCGACGCCGAAACCCCGCTGTCCGCGTACCGCAAACTGGCCGACAACCGGCCCGGCACCTTTTTGCTGGAGTCGGCGGAGAACGGCCGGTCGTGGTCGCGGTGGTCGTTCATCGGGGCCGGTGCGCCGTCGGCACTGACCGTGCGCGACGGGCAGGCGGTGTGGCTGGGCTCCGTCCCGCAGGACGCGCCGACCGGCGGCGACCCGCTGCGGGCCCTGCACGAGACCTTGGAACTGCTGGCCACCGCAGTCCTGCCGGGCCTGCCGCCGTTGTCCGGCGGCATGGTCGGCTTCTTCGCCTACGACCTGGTGCGGCGCCTCGAACGGCTGCCCGAGATCGCGGTCGACGACCTGAAGCTGCCGGACATGCTACTGCTGCTGGCCACCGATCTGGCCGCCGTGGACCACCACGAGGGCACCATCACGCTGATCGCCAACGCGGTGAATTGGAACGGTACCGACGATCGCGTCGACGAGGCCTACGACGACGCGATCGCCCGCCTGGACGTGATGACCGCGGCGCTGGAGCAACCGCTGCCGTCGACCATCGCGACGTTCACCCGGCCCGAGCCCCAGCACCGCTCGCAGCGCACGGTGCAGGAGTACGGCGCGATCGTCGAGCGCCTGGTCGGCGAGATCGAACGGGGCGAGGCCTTCCAGGTAGTGCCGTCGCAGCGATTCGAGATGGATACCGACGTGGCGGCCATCGACGTCTACCGGATGCTGCGGGTGTCCAACCCGAGCCCCTACATGTATCTACTGCATGTCCCCAATGGCGAAGGGGGAACGGCTTTTTCGATCGCCGGGTCCAGCCCGGAGGCGTTGGTCACGGTGCAGGACGGCTGGGCGAAGACGCACCCGATCGCCGGGACCAGGTGGCGGGGTGAGACCGAGGACGAGGACCAGCTGCTGGAGAAGGAGTTGCTGGCCGACGAGAAGGAACGCGCCGAACACCTGATGCTGGTCGACCTGGGCCGCAACGACCTGGGTCGGGTCTGCGTGCCCGGCAGCGTTCGCGTCGAGGACTACAGCCACATCGAGCGCTACAGCCACGTCATGCATCTGGTGTCAACGGTGACCGGGTCGCTCGCCGACGGCCGCACCGCGCTGGACGCCGTCACGGCGTGCTTCCCCGCCGGCACGTTGTCGGGCGCCCCCAAGGTGCGGGCGATGGAGCTCATCGAGGAGGTCGAGAAGACCCGGCGCGGCCTCTACGGCGGTGTCATCGGCTATCTCGACTTCGCCGGCAACGCCGATTTCGCGATCGCCATCCGCACCGCGCTGCTGCGCGACGGGACCGCCTTCGTGCAGGCCGGCGGCGGGGTGGTGGCCGACTCCAACGGACCCTACGAGTACACCGAGGCGGCGAACAAGGCGCGGGCCGTACTCAATGCGATCGCAGCCGCGGAGACGCTGCGCGGCCCGGATGCCCTCCGGGATGGCTGA
- the trpB gene encoding tryptophan synthase subunit beta, whose translation MADTVRPELPRSSAAIAEPTHHDPDVRGHFGVYGGRFVAEALMAVIEDVTAAYEKVRTDQAFLDELDRLQTHYTGRPSPLYEATRLSEHAGGARIFLKREDLNHTGSHKINNVLGQALLARQMGKTRVIAETGAGQHGVATATACALLGLDCVIYMGAVDTARQALNVARMRLLGAEVVSVESGSKTLKDAINDAFRDWVTNADNTYYCFGTAAGPHPFPTMVRDFQRVIGLETRVQIQDQAGRLPDAVTACVGGGSNAIGIFHAFLDDPGVRLVGYEAAGDGVETGRHAATFTGGTPGAFQGSFSFLLQDEDGQTIESHSISAGLDYPGVGPEHAFLKDIGRAEYRPITDTEAMDAFRLLCRTEGIIPAIESAHAVAGAIQLGFEMGSGAIIVVNLSGRGDKDVETAAKWFGLLDQGKS comes from the coding sequence ATGGCAGACACTGTGCGTCCGGAGCTTCCGCGTTCCAGCGCCGCGATCGCTGAACCCACCCACCACGACCCCGACGTTCGCGGGCACTTCGGCGTCTACGGCGGTCGGTTCGTCGCCGAAGCCCTGATGGCCGTCATCGAGGACGTGACCGCGGCCTACGAGAAGGTGCGTACCGACCAGGCCTTCCTCGACGAACTCGACCGGCTGCAGACGCATTACACCGGCCGGCCCTCGCCGCTCTACGAGGCGACCCGGCTCAGCGAACATGCCGGCGGTGCGCGCATCTTCCTCAAACGAGAAGACCTGAATCACACCGGTTCTCACAAGATCAACAACGTGCTGGGGCAGGCGTTGCTGGCTCGTCAGATGGGCAAGACCCGGGTGATCGCCGAGACCGGCGCCGGTCAACACGGCGTCGCCACCGCGACCGCGTGCGCGCTGCTCGGCCTGGACTGCGTGATCTACATGGGTGCCGTCGACACCGCGCGGCAGGCCCTCAACGTCGCACGGATGCGACTGCTCGGCGCCGAGGTCGTCTCGGTCGAGTCCGGATCCAAGACCCTCAAGGACGCGATCAACGACGCGTTCCGCGACTGGGTGACCAACGCCGACAACACGTACTACTGCTTCGGCACCGCAGCCGGGCCGCATCCTTTCCCGACGATGGTCCGCGACTTCCAGCGGGTGATCGGGCTCGAGACACGGGTCCAGATCCAGGACCAGGCCGGGCGACTGCCCGACGCCGTCACCGCCTGCGTCGGTGGGGGATCCAACGCGATCGGCATCTTCCACGCCTTCCTCGACGACCCCGGCGTCCGCCTGGTGGGTTACGAGGCCGCCGGTGACGGCGTCGAAACCGGTCGGCACGCCGCCACTTTCACGGGTGGTACGCCGGGCGCCTTCCAGGGTTCGTTCTCGTTCCTGCTGCAGGATGAAGACGGGCAGACCATCGAGTCTCACTCGATCTCGGCCGGGCTGGATTATCCGGGCGTCGGACCAGAGCACGCGTTTCTGAAAGACATCGGCCGCGCCGAATATCGACCCATCACCGACACCGAGGCCATGGACGCCTTCCGCCTGCTGTGCCGGACCGAGGGCATCATTCCGGCGATCGAGTCTGCGCACGCCGTCGCCGGTGCAATCCAGCTCGGCTTCGAAATGGGTTCTGGCGCAATCATCGTGGTGAATCTGTCGGGCCGGGGCGACAAGGACGTCGAGACCGCCGCGAAGTGGTTCGGCCTGCTCGACCAAGGTAAGTCATGA
- a CDS encoding prolipoprotein diacylglyceryl transferase — translation MTTTVLAYIPSPPQGVWYLGPIPLRAYALFIILGIIAALMIGDRRWEARGGERGVIYDIALWAVPFGLVGGRLYHLATDWRTYFGEGGAGPIAALRIWDGGLGIWGAVALGGVGAWIACRRRGIPLPAFGDAIAPGIVLAQAIGRIGNYFNQELYGRETTMPWGLEIFYRRDPAGFVDVHSLDGVSTGQLAMVVQPTFLYELLWNLLIFVVLIILDRRFTLGHGRLFAAYVAGYCVGRFWVELLRDDTATHIAGIRINSFTSTFVLIGAVVYLILARKGREDPATLSGSAAELLEPDSVDEGDAPAVTPDAAPAEDGGGETPAADYDAEAVAAEADAAEVDPAEVEVEPSEEAAPSTEAAEDTADTEDTGADANDEPEADAEPEPEADAEAEADAEADEEQPEPSEKKPDED, via the coding sequence ATGACGACGACTGTGCTCGCGTACATCCCCAGCCCGCCGCAGGGTGTGTGGTATCTGGGGCCGATCCCGTTGCGCGCGTACGCGTTGTTCATCATCCTCGGGATCATCGCCGCGCTGATGATCGGCGACCGGCGCTGGGAGGCCCGCGGCGGCGAACGTGGCGTCATCTACGACATTGCCTTGTGGGCGGTGCCGTTCGGACTCGTCGGTGGCCGGCTGTACCACCTGGCCACCGACTGGCGAACGTACTTCGGTGAGGGCGGCGCCGGACCCATTGCGGCGCTGCGTATCTGGGACGGTGGACTGGGCATCTGGGGCGCGGTTGCCCTGGGTGGTGTCGGCGCGTGGATCGCCTGCCGGCGACGCGGCATCCCGCTGCCGGCGTTCGGCGATGCGATCGCGCCGGGAATCGTTCTTGCGCAAGCGATCGGCCGCATCGGCAACTACTTCAACCAGGAACTCTACGGCCGCGAGACCACGATGCCCTGGGGCCTGGAGATCTTCTACCGCCGCGACCCGGCCGGATTCGTCGACGTGCATTCACTCGACGGGGTGTCGACCGGCCAGTTGGCGATGGTCGTGCAGCCGACGTTCTTGTACGAATTGCTCTGGAACCTACTGATTTTCGTCGTGCTGATCATCCTGGACCGTCGCTTCACCCTTGGCCACGGACGGCTGTTCGCCGCCTACGTCGCGGGCTACTGCGTCGGCCGCTTCTGGGTCGAACTACTGCGCGACGACACCGCCACCCACATCGCCGGTATCCGGATCAACTCCTTCACGTCGACGTTCGTCCTCATCGGTGCGGTCGTGTACCTGATCCTGGCGCGCAAGGGCCGCGAAGATCCGGCAACGCTGAGCGGGTCGGCGGCCGAGCTGCTGGAGCCGGACTCCGTCGACGAGGGCGACGCGCCGGCGGTGACCCCCGACGCCGCGCCGGCCGAGGACGGCGGCGGCGAGACGCCCGCAGCCGACTACGACGCGGAGGCCGTCGCGGCAGAGGCCGACGCGGCCGAGGTCGATCCCGCCGAGGTCGAAGTTGAGCCGTCGGAGGAGGCAGCACCCTCCACCGAGGCCGCTGAGGACACCGCGGACACCGAGGACACCGGAGCCGACGCAAACGACGAGCCCGAGGCGGACGCCGAGCCCGAGCCCGAAGCAGACGCCGAAGCCGAGGCGGACGCCGAAGCCGACGAAGAGCAACCCGAGCCGAGCGAGAAGAAGCCGGACGAGGACTGA
- a CDS encoding peroxiredoxin: MKTGDTVADFELPDQTGTPRALSALLADGPVVLFFYPAAMTPGCTKEACHFRDLAQEFAAVGANRVGISVDPVDKQAKFADAQKFDYPLLSDTDGAIANQFGVKRGLLGKLLPVKRTTFVIDTDRRVLEVISSELSMDSHADKALQTLRARS, translated from the coding sequence ATGAAAACCGGTGACACCGTGGCTGACTTCGAACTTCCCGACCAGACCGGCACCCCGCGCGCGCTCAGCGCACTCTTGGCCGACGGGCCGGTCGTGCTGTTCTTCTACCCGGCGGCGATGACGCCCGGATGTACCAAGGAAGCGTGCCATTTCCGCGACCTGGCGCAGGAATTCGCGGCCGTCGGCGCCAACCGTGTCGGGATCAGCGTCGACCCGGTCGACAAGCAGGCGAAGTTCGCCGACGCGCAGAAGTTCGACTACCCGTTGCTGTCGGACACCGACGGCGCGATCGCGAACCAATTCGGGGTCAAGCGTGGACTTTTGGGCAAGCTGCTACCCGTCAAGCGCACCACCTTCGTCATCGACACCGACCGCCGGGTGCTCGAGGTGATCTCGAGCGAGCTCAGCATGGACTCCCACGCGGACAAGGCCTTGCAGACGCTGCGCGCCCGTAGCTAG
- a CDS encoding DUF2752 domain-containing protein, which produces MSGPATHGSHHPTARWVWGLGAVAVVGALAYVGLVDPHNPGAIFPICPFRLLTGLNCPGCGTLRMVHDVLHGDVAAAVNDNVVLLVGLPLLAGWIVLRRRRGQWPLTLPAAVTVLVTLATWTVVRNLPGFPLVPTLLTH; this is translated from the coding sequence ATGTCCGGTCCGGCCACGCATGGCTCCCACCACCCCACCGCGCGCTGGGTGTGGGGCCTGGGCGCGGTGGCGGTCGTCGGGGCGCTTGCTTACGTCGGCCTGGTCGACCCGCACAACCCGGGCGCGATCTTCCCGATCTGCCCGTTCCGGTTGCTCACCGGCTTGAACTGCCCCGGCTGCGGCACGCTGCGGATGGTCCACGACGTCCTGCACGGGGATGTGGCGGCCGCCGTCAACGACAACGTCGTGTTGCTCGTCGGCCTGCCGCTGCTGGCCGGCTGGATTGTGCTGCGACGTCGCCGCGGTCAGTGGCCGTTGACACTCCCGGCCGCCGTGACCGTCCTGGTCACATTGGCGACCTGGACGGTGGTGCGCAACCTGCCCGGATTCCCGTTGGTTCCGACGCTGCTCACCCACTAG